The Channa argus isolate prfri chromosome 13, Channa argus male v1.0, whole genome shotgun sequence DNA window TGGCTGACAGGGTCAACAGCTCATGGGAGCGTATCCGAGGAGCCAGCACACAGAGGTTAAAGGTCATGGTGCAGATCAACACCAGTGGAGAACAGAGTTAGTGTTGCTATCAGCTGTCACTTTGTAGACGCGCAGTATATTTACACGGTCAGGTGTACAGAGACCTGATGTCTGATGTTCGTTGTAGGTAAGCATGGTCTGCCACCAGAGGAGACGGttaacacagtgaaacacattgTGTCCCGGTGCTCCTCGCTGGACTTCTCAGGACTCATGACCATTGGACACTATGGCTACGACCTCACTCTGGGCCCCAACCCGGACTTTCAGGTACAAACGTTTAGTACGTAGTAATTACTATGTAATTAGAGCCCAGTTACAATCAAAACTGGTGCATGTCAAAAGGAAGCCGAAACAAATCTTGTTACCTCCAGAACGTACACGCTCGTAGCTTGAATCTGACAAATTAGAATTGTTTTGAAGAACTGCAGCCAAGCACGAAAAGGGCAAATGAAGTTAGTTGAGGGCTTCAACTGCAATGAACTTGAGACTGAAGCTCTACAACATCTCATTGACTTAAAGAGTTTCTGTGTGCAAGCGTTATTGTTCAGAAGTTCAAATATTTCGCTTCGGGGATTAATAACGTATCTATCTATTagacattattattacattactgttgtaaaattattgtaaaaacatattaaaatttaatataaagGGAGATGGATAAATCTGCCACACCAGTGTATCTGCTTATTGCACACACTGTTTCTTGTTATCGGTGTAACTCTTAATATCTCCGTTACTGCAGCGATAATCTTTTCTATGTGTCCCTGCTGTAGATGCTGTTGAGTCAGAGGAAGGAGGTGTGTGACAGTCTGAAGCTGcctgtggaggaggtggagctcAGTATGGGTATGTCCACAGATTTTGAACATGCGGTGAGTATCACACAAGCAATGGAGcaatttaacaaatgttaaatgtatcCCATCCATCAACCACCATGAAAACtgatttaaatgaatttatacttttgtttttatcccCAACAATCCCCATAACGATGCTAACTGCGCTGCCTTATGGGTAATGTCTGTCAGGCTGTAGCCTGCATGAGCTCGTCTGTGACGTTAACCTCCATTGTGggattaaaaacacatgaggAAGACACGCGTCTCCACCGGATGTTGTACATGTCATGTTCACCACCTTACTTCTAGGGGTGTGTTGAATTTTGTCTGGGTTTCagtgcagatttttattttggaagccaAACGTTTTTTACCTTCAGACTGCTTTTCAGATGGTTCAGAGCATTTGGGACAACATCTGTCAATAAAGGGTTTTTGAATTAAGAAACATGTTACTCAGCAGAGCAGTGTGGGGTGGGCTGTGGCCCCTGTGCGTAGAGTGGCTGCCTGTCGACCACAGGGACGGAGGCAGGTGAAcggctgtggtgaccctgaacttacaggaaaagctgaaaacaaggagaaaaaaaaagttactcagcagagcagtgtgtctgaatgtgtcttTAACAACAATGGAGACGAACAAGTGAATCCAGGCTACAGAAAAGCCGTgtcaagtctaaaaaaaaaaaacaaaggataaAATGACGTAAGTTCTAAAGTGAAACATCCGGAGATGTGGAGAATAAAGTGAGATTTCCGGACCTCTGTAGCCTTTTAATTTCTGCTGCAGGCTCCAGGCTAGACACAACTTGATGCTGCTAGATGTTCAGTATTTATACAATGTCCACAATATTTACCATTATTACACACTTAATTATTATAAAGCAATGCTTAATTAAACTGCATTGGCATGAGGGTGTGTCAGGGTCAGGGCCTGTTAACAAGGGTGATCACATGAACACAAGCATGACGTGCTATGCACTGCTTAAAGTCcttcttaaaacaaaaaaatcaaaacaaagttttcgAGTGTATTCACAAATAATGTAGCTGCACGTTAAAATggtttgctgcatttttttttttccttacatgTGCATCCGTCTGTGTTGAAGATCGAGGTGGGCTCCACCAACGTGCGAGTGGGTAGCGTCATATTCGGCAACCGGGATTATCCCAACAGTGGAGCCAACACTCCAAACCCCAGTCCAAACCCCAGTCCAAATCCCAGTCCGGCTCCTAGTCCAGAGAAAACCTCCAAGATGGTGTCAGAAGTAGCTGCCAAGAAGATGCAGCACCTCACTGTGTCTTAAGTAGAGCtgctagtactactactactactaccactaatCTGAAAtacctttaaaaagaaaacccttCACATGCACAATGAACCAAGCAGTGAAGGAGATGATTACCACAGAGCCATGTGGAAGTAGGATTGCAAAAATCTTGCATGATTCTAAAGTGTATTTGTCTAATCCTCTTCGCTTTTTTTAAGCATTCTAAAGTGGCACTGGGTACAGAACTa harbors:
- the plpbp gene encoding pyridoxal phosphate homeostasis protein isoform X1, with product MWKVAMSEEVGKALQSVLVRVNQAAARRPKTLPAVPPRLVAVSKTKPPEMVVEAYRQGQRYFGENYVNELVDKASDPQILESCPEIKWHFIGHLQKNNVNKLLGVPNLFLVETIDSVKLADRVNSSWERIRGASTQRLKVMVQINTSGEQSKHGLPPEETVNTVKHIVSRCSSLDFSGLMTIGHYGYDLTLGPNPDFQMLLSQRKEVCDSLKLPVEEVELSMGMSTDFEHAIEVGSTNVRVGSVIFGNRDYPNSGANTPNPSPNPSPNPSPAPSPEKTSKMVSEVAAKKMQHLTVS
- the plpbp gene encoding pyridoxal phosphate homeostasis protein isoform X2; this encodes MVVEAYRQGQRYFGENYVNELVDKASDPQILESCPEIKWHFIGHLQKNNVNKLLGVPNLFLVETIDSVKLADRVNSSWERIRGASTQRLKVMVQINTSGEQSKHGLPPEETVNTVKHIVSRCSSLDFSGLMTIGHYGYDLTLGPNPDFQMLLSQRKEVCDSLKLPVEEVELSMGMSTDFEHAIEVGSTNVRVGSVIFGNRDYPNSGANTPNPSPNPSPNPSPAPSPEKTSKMVSEVAAKKMQHLTVS